The Mercenaria mercenaria strain notata chromosome 10, MADL_Memer_1, whole genome shotgun sequence genome contains a region encoding:
- the LOC123560316 gene encoding uncharacterized protein LOC123560316 — protein sequence MRKIITFLSIILYKIVCVLTYIYIKANDVELSYLVTSYGQCQTGNGHFSLFQGFSITDCVVQCGLRPRCMALNFRSQGNICELFSSDSGSTIKGGRCLLVKRSDIRNIKTPCKRCFGGQICDADSKLCIHKECKHSPKLKNGKVLGNRKEVGMTLRYTCDYGFKRNNNVHGAKCLQSGKWNQTAGCARGCRTDWVLFNGSCYLFSVEMLSWYEAKDYCKSKRSTLVSVKDDAVHQFITEQLEEINAASAFWIGGRYNATTRSYKWLDGSSVGTSNLGLVTTDTMDGCMMYSLGGWKWTASDNFRCTDISLRFICEA from the exons ATGAGGAAAATAATAACGTTTTTATCAATCATACTTTATaagatagtttgtgttttgaCTTACATATACATTAAAGCAAATGACGTGGAACTTTCTTACTTGGTTACATCGTATGGTCAATGTCAAACAGGAAACGGTCACTTTAGCCTATTTCAAGGTTTTTCGATCACCGACTGTGTTGTGCAATGTGGACTACGCCCTCGCTGTATGGCTTTAAACTTTAGGAGTCAAGGAAATATATGCGAGCTTTTTTCATCCGACAGCGGGAGCACGATTAAAGGCGGAAGATGTCTACTTGTGAAACGATCAGACATCCGTAATATAAAG ACTCCATGCAAAAGGTGCTTTGGCGGACAGATATGCGATGCTGATTCGAAGCTCTGCATTCACAAAG AATGTAAACATTCTCCAAAGCTCAAGAATGGAAAAGTCCTAGGAAACCGCAAGGAGGTTGGAATGACACTTAGATATACATGCGACTACggatttaaaagaaacaataacGTTCATGGTGCAAAATGTCTTCAGAGTGGAAAATGGAATCAGACTGCAGGTTGCGCAAGAG GCTGCAGAACTGACTGGGTCCTCTTCAATGGATCATGCTACTTATTCTCAGTTGAAATGCTGAGCTGGTATGAGGCAAAG GATTACTGCAAATCCAAAAGATCGACTCTCGTCAGTGTTAAGGATGACGCAGTACACCAGTTTATCACAGAACAGCTTGAAG AAATAAATGCAGCATCTGCCTTTTGGATAGGAGGGCGTTATAATGCCACAACACGAAGTTACAAATGGCTGGACGGGTCTTCTGTAGGTACCAGTAACTTGGGGCTGGTTACGACAGACACTATGGATGGGTGTATGATGTACAGTTTAGGCGGCTGGAAATGGACGGCGTCTGATAACTTCCGCTGCACTGATATATCATTGCGTTTTATATGTGAAGCTTGA